A genomic segment from [Flavobacterium] thermophilum encodes:
- the pbpX gene encoding Penicillin-binding protein 2x, producing MEAKKHRNTHRGAFILFCVFSFAFFLLFARFVQVQWTGKAEGEALAEIAQQQHKQTRTIEAKRGTIFDRNGAILAQDVPSYTVAAIVDPDDPRRVADLEETAEKLAPLLGMDVEQMERILTKKAKQVEFGSYGRNISFELKRKIEALHLPGIIFTRDTARFYPNGVFASHVIGYAQKNAKNETVGKMGVEKSLDRYLRDKDGYVSFASDAKGFRLPEARERTIAKPDNGANVYLTIDAKIQTFLEDAMNGVEKQYKPKKIIAIVADPKTGKILAMATRPSFDPNKRDIANFLNDAISYPYEPGSTMKVFTLAAAINEGVYNGNETYRSGSYKVGPNTIRDHNDVGWGTITFNEGVQRSSNVAFSILVKEKLGEDRFLQYLHRFHFDQKTGIDLPNEATGQIRYRYPIERITTGFGQGTSVTPIQQIQAATAIANDGKMMKPYVIEKVVDPDSGKVVLDHEPTVVGEPITAETARKVREILETVVTSEHGTGRPYQIDGYRVAGKTGTAQIPSASGGYLTGRENYIFSFLGMAPADDPRLLMYVAVQQPRLDVTETGAAPVSQIFTTVMKSSLQYLHIEPSKEKSVETKLAAQRALDSLVGEAAVTAAEQLKKNGYVPVVIGTGRYVERQLPRGGDRLLPGERVVLKTDGAATMPDLRGFSLRDAMKVAHILGLRPSTKGTGYVVSQNIRPGARVRQGDYLIVELAPPRQWEETAAKKEQEAAERKEAGPHE from the coding sequence ATGGAGGCAAAAAAGCATCGCAACACCCATCGCGGGGCGTTTATTTTGTTTTGCGTGTTCAGCTTTGCCTTTTTTCTTTTGTTTGCCCGCTTTGTGCAAGTGCAGTGGACGGGAAAAGCGGAAGGCGAAGCGCTGGCGGAGATCGCGCAGCAGCAGCATAAGCAGACGCGCACGATTGAAGCGAAACGCGGGACGATTTTTGACCGCAACGGCGCCATTTTAGCCCAAGACGTGCCGTCGTATACAGTCGCCGCCATTGTGGACCCGGATGATCCGCGCCGTGTCGCCGATCTAGAGGAAACAGCGGAAAAGCTCGCTCCGCTGCTTGGCATGGACGTCGAGCAAATGGAGCGCATTTTGACCAAAAAGGCGAAACAAGTCGAGTTCGGCTCCTATGGCCGCAATATCAGCTTCGAGCTGAAGCGGAAAATTGAAGCGCTCCATTTGCCGGGCATCATCTTTACCCGCGACACTGCCCGGTTTTACCCGAATGGCGTGTTCGCCTCGCACGTCATCGGCTACGCGCAAAAAAATGCGAAAAACGAAACGGTCGGCAAAATGGGAGTAGAAAAATCGCTTGACCGTTATTTGCGCGACAAAGACGGCTATGTGTCGTTTGCCAGCGATGCGAAGGGGTTCCGTCTGCCGGAGGCGAGAGAGCGCACGATTGCAAAGCCGGACAACGGCGCGAACGTGTATTTAACGATTGACGCGAAAATCCAGACGTTTTTGGAAGACGCCATGAACGGCGTAGAAAAGCAGTACAAGCCGAAAAAGATCATCGCCATCGTGGCTGATCCGAAAACAGGAAAAATTTTAGCGATGGCGACTCGCCCGAGTTTTGACCCGAACAAACGCGATATTGCGAACTTTTTAAATGACGCTATTTCCTACCCGTATGAGCCGGGGTCGACGATGAAGGTGTTTACGCTTGCTGCCGCCATTAATGAAGGAGTGTACAACGGCAATGAAACGTACCGTTCCGGCTCATACAAAGTCGGGCCGAACACCATCCGCGACCATAACGATGTCGGTTGGGGGACGATTACGTTCAATGAAGGGGTGCAGCGCTCTTCGAACGTCGCTTTTTCCATTTTGGTGAAAGAAAAGCTCGGGGAAGACCGGTTTTTGCAGTATTTGCATCGTTTCCATTTCGATCAGAAAACGGGCATTGATTTGCCGAATGAGGCGACAGGGCAAATTCGTTACCGTTATCCGATCGAACGGATTACGACTGGGTTCGGGCAAGGGACGTCAGTGACCCCGATTCAGCAAATCCAGGCGGCGACAGCGATCGCCAACGACGGAAAAATGATGAAGCCGTACGTCATTGAAAAGGTGGTCGATCCAGACAGCGGCAAAGTCGTTCTCGACCACGAGCCGACTGTCGTCGGTGAACCGATTACGGCTGAAACGGCGCGGAAGGTTCGGGAAATTTTGGAAACGGTTGTCACCTCAGAGCACGGCACCGGCCGCCCGTACCAAATTGACGGCTACCGCGTCGCCGGCAAAACGGGGACGGCGCAAATTCCATCCGCTTCCGGCGGCTATTTGACCGGACGGGAAAATTATATTTTCTCGTTTTTAGGCATGGCGCCGGCGGATGATCCACGCCTTCTCATGTATGTAGCTGTTCAGCAGCCGCGGTTGGATGTGACGGAAACCGGAGCGGCGCCTGTTTCGCAAATTTTTACAACGGTGATGAAAAGCAGCCTGCAATATTTGCATATTGAACCGAGCAAAGAAAAATCGGTGGAAACGAAACTAGCGGCGCAACGCGCGCTCGATTCGCTGGTCGGCGAGGCGGCCGTCACGGCGGCGGAGCAGTTGAAGAAAAACGGCTATGTGCCGGTCGTCATCGGCACCGGCCGGTACGTTGAGCGGCAGCTTCCGCGCGGCGGAGATCGTCTTCTTCCCGGCGAGCGGGTCGTGTTGAAAACGGATGGAGCGGCGACGATGCCGGACTTGCGCGGGTTTTCGCTGCGGGACGCCATGAAAGTGGCTCATATACTCGGCCTGCGGCCAAGCACGAAAGGAACCGGCTATGTCGTCAGCCAAAACATCCGCCCGGGAGCGCGAGTGCGGCAAGGGGATTATTTGATCGTCGAACTGGCTCCGCCGCGCCAGTGGGAAGAAACGGCGGCAAAGAAAGAACAAGAGGCGGCTGAACGGAAAGAGGCCGGGCCTCACGAGTGA
- a CDS encoding Protein of uncharacterised function (DUF3397) codes for MGDWLAPVLATFVTLPLLLFWLVYAAMRLFGGRKRAAFYAAVNAATAFFIAAVYFLLAVLFGKSYFVHLLLFLLGLHAAIALGYWRKKADFHLAAVFRLFWRASFLIFASLYAGLLVYGMMARIAAVL; via the coding sequence ATGGGTGACTGGCTCGCGCCGGTGTTGGCGACATTCGTCACACTGCCGCTGCTGCTGTTTTGGCTCGTCTATGCGGCCATGCGCCTGTTTGGCGGGCGGAAACGGGCGGCGTTTTACGCGGCGGTCAACGCGGCGACCGCGTTTTTCATCGCCGCCGTCTATTTTTTGCTTGCCGTGCTGTTCGGAAAGTCATATTTTGTCCATCTTCTTCTCTTTTTGCTCGGATTGCACGCCGCCATCGCACTCGGCTACTGGCGGAAAAAGGCGGATTTTCACCTGGCGGCGGTGTTTCGTCTATTTTGGCGGGCCAGTTTTCTCATTTTTGCGTCCCTTTACGCCGGCCTGCTCGTCTATGGCATGATGGCGCGCATCGCTGCCGTCCTTTGA
- the ftsL gene encoding Cell division protein FtsL: MNHLAVKVAREQKHPAAPPSQKPQRKRRLRLTLAEKLLIVSFLLFVFYAAVHTVSTQVQIYELNKDVQKLESAIDEQKKENNDLYVEVQRLSAYERILQKAKELGLSLNENHVKVVQD; encoded by the coding sequence GTGAACCATTTGGCAGTCAAAGTAGCACGCGAACAAAAGCATCCGGCCGCGCCGCCGAGCCAGAAGCCGCAGCGAAAACGGCGCCTTCGGCTGACGCTGGCTGAGAAGCTGTTGATCGTTTCGTTTTTGCTGTTTGTCTTTTACGCGGCGGTCCATACCGTCTCAACCCAAGTGCAAATTTATGAGCTTAATAAAGATGTCCAAAAGTTGGAATCGGCCATTGATGAACAAAAGAAAGAAAATAATGACTTGTACGTCGAAGTGCAGCGGCTGAGCGCGTACGAGCGCATTTTGCAAAAGGCGAAAGAGCTCGGTTTGTCGCTCAACGAAAACCACGTCAAAGTCGTACAGGACTGA
- the rsmH gene encoding Ribosomal RNA small subunit methyltransferase H — translation MFEHTTVLLKEAVDGLNIRPDGVYVDCTLGGGGHSDYLLSRLSKRGKLFAFDQDETAISYARERLARYGQQVQFVHRNFRFLQEELSARGVAAVDGVLFDLGVSSPQLDEPERGFSYQHDAPLDMRMDRKQQLTAAEIVNRWPYEELVRIFFRYGEEKFSKQVARKIEEVRREKPIETTGELVEVIKEAIPAPARRSGGHPAKRIFQALRIAVNDELEAFREALEQAIDLLAPGGRVSVITFHSLEDRICKETFKKASENPPLPPGLPVPPNDYRPVLKIITKKPVVPSAEEVERNRRARSAKLRIAEKLPRG, via the coding sequence GTGTTTGAACATACAACGGTGCTGTTAAAAGAAGCGGTTGACGGACTGAACATCCGCCCGGACGGCGTCTATGTCGATTGTACGTTGGGCGGCGGCGGTCATAGCGACTATTTGCTTTCCCGCCTCTCAAAGCGCGGAAAGCTGTTTGCCTTTGATCAAGACGAAACCGCCATTTCGTATGCGCGTGAACGGCTCGCCCGTTATGGCCAGCAAGTGCAGTTTGTGCACCGCAACTTCCGGTTTTTGCAAGAGGAGCTTTCCGCCCGCGGCGTCGCTGCCGTCGACGGCGTGCTGTTTGATTTGGGCGTTTCATCGCCGCAGCTCGATGAGCCGGAGCGCGGCTTCAGCTACCAGCACGACGCGCCGCTTGACATGAGGATGGACCGCAAGCAGCAGCTGACGGCGGCGGAGATCGTCAACCGTTGGCCATATGAGGAGCTTGTGCGCATTTTTTTCCGGTACGGCGAAGAAAAATTTTCAAAGCAAGTGGCGCGCAAAATCGAGGAGGTGCGGCGCGAGAAGCCGATTGAAACGACCGGGGAGCTCGTTGAGGTCATTAAGGAGGCGATTCCAGCGCCGGCGCGCCGCAGCGGCGGACATCCGGCCAAACGCATTTTCCAGGCGCTCCGCATCGCAGTCAACGATGAGCTCGAGGCGTTTCGCGAAGCGCTTGAGCAGGCGATTGACTTGTTGGCGCCGGGAGGACGGGTGAGCGTCATTACGTTTCATTCGCTCGAAGACCGCATTTGCAAGGAGACGTTTAAAAAAGCAAGCGAGAACCCGCCATTGCCTCCAGGGCTTCCAGTTCCCCCCAATGACTACCGCCCTGTGTTGAAAATTATTACAAAAAAACCGGTCGTTCCTTCTGCTGAAGAGGTGGAACGGAACCGCCGCGCCCGTTCAGCCAAACTCCGCATTGCTGAAAAACTGCCGCGCGGCTGA